Proteins from a single region of Penaeus monodon isolate SGIC_2016 chromosome 29, NSTDA_Pmon_1, whole genome shotgun sequence:
- the LOC119591941 gene encoding secreted protein C-like, whose product MSPLPPAHANLGSQVPPMQIPHSNMGPQMPPLQPPTTSTPGGMPLGSQLSGSASRSYSVSQDLFSELGGGRSPLLRSSSDLGLRVKHYQASQGVHYSDARMDGFMDSSMDSIDSMLVGGHESPFFPEVQRGPSSGTSGTPPPPPLQGDPQNLQSSYSQSVGFYPSEHDRMMDEGSVNNITAKLSNFTASLGSWFGPFDPFRSNLTSDQTKGPVVSQASPVAVSRTPVQVTNDVPTASQCSNSSSSGKRNSNVTASQPARTNKPSYSDVLSKNTVQEGKQSGSGTGASSGNSGANSSSGSGGVSSYPQSPSPIPANQPPQSPSPGPITTRPDLQNHNQHGSNVKSKQRNSNSGSSSGNNGGSSGHSSRFLSKGDSHISSSRVGLDDFDLSDIGLSNGRISAYEHYDWGEGMDTLIGNGSMSYRLSASSPTHQSKKSSSKDTKKNTPEKTSGSTHHEGNTARGNDQLNNKVNSNQQKQPPR is encoded by the coding sequence ATGTCCCCACTGCCACCCGCACATGCCAACCTGGGCTCACAGGTCCCCCCTATGCAAATCCCTCACAGCAATATGGGGCCGCAGATGCCCCCCCTGCAGCCACCAACCACTAGTACTCCAGGTGGTATGCCCCTGGGCTCACAGCTCAGTGGTTCGGCCTCTAGGAGCTATTCGGTCAGCCAGGACCTCTTCTCAGAGCTTGGTGGGGGGCGCAGCCCTCTCCTGAGGTCGTCCTCAGACCTTGGCCTCCGCGTGAAACACTACCAGGCTTCACAGGGTGTGCACTACAGTGATGCCAGGATGGATGGTTTCATGGACTCGAGTATGGACTCCATTGACAGTATGCTAGTGGGTGGCCATGAATCGCCCTTCTTCCCTGAAGTGCAGAGGGGCCCCTCGTCAGGCACCTCAGggactcctccccccccaccccttcaagGTGACCCACAGAATCTGCAGTCCTCCTACAGCCAGTCAGTCGGCTTCTATCCCAGTGAACATGACCGCATGATGGATGAGGGCAGTGTCAACAACATCACAGCAAAGCTCTCCAATTTCACAGCCTCCCTGGGTAGCTGGTTTGGGCCTTTTGACCCCTTCCGCAGCAACTTGACATCTGATCAGACCAAGGGGCCTGTGGTGTCACAGGCTTCTCCTGTGGCTGTGAGCCGGACCCCGGTGCAGGTGACGAATGATGTTCCCACAGCTTCTCAGTGCAGCAACAGTAGCAGCAGTGGCAAGAGAAACTCCAATGTAACAGCATCTCAACCTGCACGAACCAACAAGCCATCTTATTCAGATGTCCTGAGTAAGAACACGGTGCAGGAGGGAAAGCAGAGTGGCTCTGGGACAGGGGCAAGCAGTGGTAACAGTGGTGCAAACAGCAGCAGTGGAAGTGGTGGTGTCAGCAGTTACCCTCAGTCACCTTCCCCGATCCCTGCCAATCAGCCCCCTCAGTCCCCTTCACCTGGTCCAATAACAACCCGTCCAGACCTACAGAATCACAACCAGCATGGCAGCAATGTCAAGTCAAAGCAGAGGAACTCCAACAGTGGGAGCAGCAGTGGCAATAATGGTGGGAGTAGTGGCCACAGCAGCAGGTTCCTTAGCAAGGGTGACTCCCACATTTCATCCTCAAGAGTGGGACTAGATGACTTTGACCTGAGTGACATTGGACTAAGCAATGGCCGCATCAGTGCCTATGAGCACTATGattggggggagggaatggacaCGCTCATAGGAAATGGATCCATGTCATACAGATTGTCAGCAAGTAGTCCCACTCACCAATCAAAAAAATCAAGTTCTAAAGACACCAAGAAGAACACACCAGAGAAGACTAGTGGCAGCACACACCATGAGGGCAACACGGCACGTGGGAATGACCAGTTAAACAACAAGGTCAACTCCAATCAGCAAAAGCAACCACCAAGGTAA